Proteins from a single region of Haloterrigena alkaliphila:
- a CDS encoding amino acid permease — protein MNGSDEELAKDLGPLAALTIGIGTMIGAGIFVLPGAAVADLGPLAALAFVIGGVIALFTALSASELGTAMPVSGGAYYYVNQGLGPLFGSIAGWGNWMGLAFASAFYMYGFGEYVNQFVSVAPLSLGPVGLESGQVIGLIGAAFFIVVNYVGAKETGRLQNIIVITLVGILSVFTLFGLLNADLETLRPIDPFGWSPLLPVTGLVFVSYLGFVQITSVGEEIQNPGRNLPRAVIGSVVIVTTMYALILLTILAAVETEVVANNETAVVDVARMLMGPAGAAALLFGGLLATASSANASILASSRINFAMGRDKLVSPKINEIHPRFATPYRAIAITGGLILLFIVFGDLELLANAGSVLHLIVYGLLNLALIVFREAEPAGYDPDFEVPFYPFTPILGAVLSLALIVFFSPMVIGLSIAFVVLGLVWYLGYARSEIESQGVLADYVLERSEEMPDAAVTATTAVQPEGGDYRVMVPLANPAHEKHLITLASAIADQNDGTVVAVNIEKVPDQTSLAAAREQKDHEAAAHLLEQARTDAETYGVDVETHVVLSHRGVEEVFDAAKRYGADVCVMGWGPDSLGSPGRIESRTDELAQSLPCDFLVFRDRGFDPSRILLPTAGGPDSDLAAAVARCLRDQYDAGVTLLHVAEDDQRGQAFLESWAVDHDLSGATLSVETGDVQRRIAEAAADATLLVIGATEKGLLSRVVRGSLVLDVLEEVECSVLLAEKRHKRTIRERIFGARRDARDDEETGVTPDPSTPNPETETTETD, from the coding sequence ATGAACGGAAGCGACGAAGAACTCGCGAAGGACCTCGGCCCGCTCGCCGCGCTAACGATCGGTATCGGGACGATGATCGGTGCGGGCATCTTCGTGCTCCCCGGCGCGGCCGTCGCCGACCTCGGTCCGTTAGCGGCGCTCGCGTTCGTCATCGGCGGCGTGATCGCCCTGTTCACGGCGCTCTCGGCGTCCGAACTCGGGACGGCGATGCCCGTCTCCGGCGGCGCGTACTACTACGTCAACCAGGGGCTCGGGCCGCTGTTCGGCTCGATCGCCGGCTGGGGCAACTGGATGGGCCTCGCCTTCGCCTCCGCGTTCTACATGTACGGGTTCGGCGAGTACGTCAACCAGTTCGTGAGCGTCGCACCGCTGAGCCTCGGGCCCGTCGGCCTCGAGTCGGGCCAGGTGATCGGTCTGATCGGCGCCGCCTTCTTCATCGTCGTCAACTACGTCGGCGCGAAGGAGACCGGGCGATTACAGAACATCATCGTCATCACGCTGGTCGGGATTCTGAGCGTCTTCACGCTGTTCGGCCTCCTGAACGCCGACCTCGAGACGCTCCGTCCGATCGATCCCTTCGGCTGGTCGCCCCTGCTCCCGGTGACGGGGCTCGTGTTCGTGTCGTACCTCGGATTCGTCCAGATCACGTCCGTCGGCGAGGAAATCCAGAATCCGGGCCGCAACCTGCCGCGGGCGGTCATCGGGAGCGTCGTCATCGTGACCACGATGTACGCGCTGATCCTCCTGACGATACTGGCGGCCGTCGAAACCGAAGTCGTCGCGAACAACGAGACGGCCGTCGTCGACGTCGCGCGGATGCTGATGGGGCCGGCGGGGGCCGCGGCGCTGCTGTTCGGTGGCCTGCTGGCGACCGCCTCGTCCGCGAACGCGTCGATCCTCGCCTCCTCCCGGATCAACTTCGCGATGGGCCGTGACAAACTCGTCTCGCCCAAGATCAACGAGATCCACCCGCGGTTCGCGACTCCATACCGCGCGATCGCGATCACGGGCGGACTCATCCTGCTGTTCATCGTGTTCGGCGATCTGGAACTACTCGCGAACGCCGGGAGCGTCCTCCACCTCATCGTCTACGGTCTGCTCAATCTCGCGCTGATCGTCTTCCGCGAGGCCGAACCCGCGGGCTACGATCCCGACTTCGAAGTGCCGTTCTACCCCTTCACGCCGATCCTCGGCGCGGTACTCTCGCTCGCGCTGATCGTATTCTTCAGCCCGATGGTGATCGGCCTGTCGATCGCGTTCGTCGTGCTCGGCCTCGTCTGGTACCTCGGCTACGCTCGGTCGGAGATCGAATCACAGGGCGTCCTCGCCGACTACGTCCTCGAGCGCTCCGAGGAGATGCCCGACGCGGCGGTGACTGCGACGACGGCGGTCCAGCCGGAGGGCGGCGACTACCGGGTGATGGTCCCGCTGGCGAACCCCGCCCACGAGAAACACCTCATCACGCTCGCCTCCGCCATCGCGGACCAGAACGACGGGACGGTCGTCGCCGTCAACATCGAGAAAGTGCCCGACCAGACCTCGCTGGCGGCCGCTCGCGAACAGAAGGACCACGAGGCGGCCGCCCACCTGCTCGAGCAGGCCCGAACCGACGCCGAAACGTACGGCGTCGACGTCGAGACCCACGTGGTGCTCTCCCACCGCGGCGTCGAGGAGGTGTTCGACGCGGCGAAGCGCTACGGCGCCGACGTCTGCGTGATGGGCTGGGGGCCGGACTCGCTGGGATCGCCCGGTCGCATCGAGAGCAGGACCGACGAACTCGCGCAATCGCTGCCGTGTGATTTCCTCGTGTTCCGCGACCGCGGGTTCGACCCGTCCCGGATCCTCCTCCCGACCGCCGGCGGTCCGGACTCCGACCTCGCGGCGGCCGTCGCCCGCTGTCTGCGCGACCAGTACGACGCCGGCGTGACGCTGCTCCACGTCGCGGAGGACGACCAGCGGGGGCAGGCCTTCCTCGAGTCGTGGGCGGTCGACCACGACCTCTCGGGGGCGACCCTCAGCGTGGAGACGGGCGACGTCCAGCGCAGGATCGCCGAGGCGGCTGCGGACGCGACGCTGCTGGTCATCGGCGCGACGGAGAAGGGCCTGCTCTCGCGGGTCGTTCGCGGCTCGCTCGTCCTGGACGTCCTCGAGGAGGTCGAGTGTTCGGTGCTGCTCGCCGAGAAGCGCCACAAACGCACCATTCGCGAGCGGATCTTCGGGGCCCGCAGAGACGCGCGGGACGACGAGGAGACGGGCGTGACGCCGGACCCGTCGACGCCGAACCCCGAGACCGAAACGACGGAAACCGACTGA
- a CDS encoding TrkH family potassium uptake protein, with the protein MSIRVDWRTSVALTGTVLKYLSLAVLVPLVVALAYEEDVLVFGATLAIIVTFGVLLERIEPEPMEPDLLPREAMLFVALSWLAVAVVGAIPYVLAGYGTESALAHPVNALFESMSGFTTTGATVMEVISVERHSHALMMWRQLTQWLGGMGIIVLMIAILPELAVNGAQLIRLEAPGPELQKLTPKIAETARILWLVYFGFTLLLIALLYGLHLVGLAPNMSFYNAVAHGFSTLPTGGFSPEANSVAAFSAAVQWIIIPFMVVAGTNYALFWHVFHGESRRFFQNTELRTYAGAIAVLAGILGALLYGGAAPALGALGGTTEGAGEPALRHGLFQIVSLLNSTGFASSDFAQWDGTAKIVLLTAMFIGGSAGSTGGGIKIIRWLVVWKVARRELFTAAHPEAVQPIRIGDHVIDEDVIRGVLGFTLLYLVIFVLATVFIALDSTRGEVTLDAIDAVSAGIATIGNVGPGFGALGPFGSYREFTDASKLVMIFLMWIGRLEIIPVLVVFTGAFWRR; encoded by the coding sequence ATGAGTATACGCGTTGATTGGCGAACGAGCGTCGCACTAACGGGAACCGTTCTCAAGTATCTCTCCCTCGCGGTACTCGTCCCGCTGGTCGTCGCGCTCGCCTACGAAGAGGACGTCCTGGTGTTCGGCGCGACGCTCGCGATCATCGTCACGTTCGGGGTGCTCCTCGAGCGTATCGAGCCGGAGCCGATGGAACCCGACCTCCTACCGCGAGAGGCGATGTTGTTCGTCGCCCTCTCGTGGCTCGCGGTCGCGGTCGTCGGCGCGATCCCGTACGTGCTCGCGGGGTACGGAACCGAATCGGCCCTCGCCCACCCGGTGAACGCGCTGTTCGAGTCGATGTCCGGGTTCACGACGACCGGAGCGACGGTGATGGAGGTGATCTCCGTCGAGCGCCACTCCCACGCCCTCATGATGTGGCGCCAGCTCACCCAGTGGCTCGGCGGGATGGGGATCATCGTCCTGATGATCGCGATTCTGCCGGAACTGGCCGTCAACGGTGCGCAGCTGATCCGATTGGAAGCGCCGGGACCGGAACTCCAGAAGCTCACGCCGAAGATCGCCGAGACGGCCCGCATTCTGTGGCTCGTCTACTTCGGATTCACGCTCCTCCTCATCGCCCTGCTCTACGGGCTTCACCTCGTCGGGCTGGCGCCGAACATGAGCTTCTACAACGCGGTCGCCCACGGCTTCTCGACGCTCCCGACCGGCGGGTTCTCGCCCGAAGCGAACAGCGTCGCGGCGTTCTCGGCCGCCGTCCAGTGGATCATCATCCCGTTCATGGTCGTCGCGGGAACCAACTACGCGCTCTTCTGGCACGTGTTTCACGGGGAGTCGCGACGGTTCTTCCAGAACACGGAGTTGCGGACCTACGCCGGGGCGATCGCCGTGCTCGCGGGAATTCTCGGCGCGCTGCTGTACGGCGGGGCCGCGCCCGCCCTCGGCGCGCTCGGTGGCACGACCGAGGGCGCCGGCGAGCCCGCACTGCGACACGGGCTCTTTCAGATCGTCTCCCTGCTGAACTCGACGGGGTTCGCCTCGAGCGACTTCGCGCAGTGGGACGGCACCGCCAAGATCGTCCTCCTGACCGCCATGTTCATCGGGGGAAGTGCCGGGTCGACCGGCGGCGGGATCAAGATCATCCGCTGGCTGGTCGTCTGGAAGGTCGCTCGCCGAGAGCTGTTCACCGCCGCCCATCCCGAAGCGGTCCAGCCGATCCGAATCGGCGACCACGTCATCGACGAGGACGTGATCCGCGGCGTGCTCGGCTTTACGCTCCTCTACCTGGTGATCTTCGTCCTCGCGACCGTGTTCATCGCCCTCGACTCGACGCGCGGCGAGGTCACGCTCGACGCGATCGACGCCGTCAGCGCCGGCATCGCGACCATCGGGAACGTCGGACCGGGGTTCGGTGCCCTCGGACCGTTCGGTAGCTATCGCGAGTTCACCGACGCCTCGAAACTCGTGATGATCTTCCTGATGTGGATCGGCCGCCTCGAGATCATCCCGGTGCTGGTCGTCTTCACCGGCGCGTTCTGGCGGCGGTGA
- a CDS encoding CDC48 family AAA ATPase, giving the protein MKLIVKPLDRKSAGKGIAAIDREAMKELGVSDGDFVTIRSDAGAAVVRVRSGRAGDRLRGVVGIDGQTRKTIGTRIDQFVQVEQADVAPANELSIALPGGLQISGNLASYLRQKLANRAVQAGQTVPLALGFGSLMGRSSRRIPIRIVDTEPDGPVVVTQSTSIDVVEQSVEEVDVERGDEATGSSAGPGIAYEDVGGLDEELDQVREMIELPMTHPELFQALGIEPPQGVLLHGPPGTGKTLIAKAVANEIDADFSTISGPEIMSKYHGESEERLREVFEEAGENEPAIIFIDEIDSIAPKRDDTQGDVERRVVAQLLSLMDGLEDRGQVTVIGTTNRVDSIDNALRRGGRFDREIEIGAPDTEGRTEILQIHTREMPIAESVDLEQYAENTHGFVGADLESLVREAAMNALRRVRPDLDLEGDEIDAETLESLEVTEKDMRTALREISPSALREVFIETPDVTWDDVGGLAETKARLQEAIQWPLEYPDAYKQVDLQSPKGIMLHGPPGTGKTLLAKAVANEANSNFISIKGPELFDKYVGESEKGVREIFEKARSNAPTVIFFDEIDSIATKRGSGGSDSNVGERVVSQLLTELDGLEELEDVIVIAATNRPDLIDDALTRAGRIERKIEVGEPDEETRREILKIHTRNRPVADDVDIDHLAAETDGFVGADLAALCREAATTAVREHVQSQSEETPTAVEDIVLTKAHFEAALEERRQEIDDSSDGVDQL; this is encoded by the coding sequence ATGAAACTAATTGTGAAACCGCTCGATCGAAAGAGTGCAGGGAAGGGTATCGCCGCGATCGATCGCGAGGCGATGAAAGAACTCGGCGTTTCCGATGGGGACTTCGTGACCATCCGAAGCGATGCTGGAGCTGCGGTCGTCCGTGTCCGTTCGGGACGGGCGGGCGACCGACTCCGTGGTGTCGTCGGCATCGATGGCCAGACGCGCAAAACTATCGGAACGCGAATCGATCAGTTCGTCCAGGTCGAACAGGCCGACGTGGCACCGGCAAACGAGCTATCGATCGCACTGCCGGGCGGGCTGCAGATCAGTGGGAATCTCGCTTCGTATCTGCGTCAGAAGCTCGCCAACCGCGCGGTTCAGGCGGGACAGACCGTCCCGCTCGCGCTCGGCTTCGGCTCGCTGATGGGACGATCCAGTCGCCGGATTCCGATCCGGATCGTCGATACCGAGCCGGACGGTCCCGTCGTCGTTACGCAGTCGACGAGCATCGACGTGGTCGAGCAGTCCGTCGAGGAAGTCGACGTCGAACGCGGAGACGAAGCGACTGGTAGTTCAGCGGGCCCAGGAATCGCCTACGAGGACGTCGGTGGCCTCGACGAGGAACTGGATCAGGTTCGGGAGATGATCGAGCTGCCGATGACCCATCCCGAGCTCTTCCAGGCACTCGGCATCGAACCACCGCAGGGCGTTTTGCTCCACGGACCGCCCGGAACCGGCAAGACGCTGATCGCGAAAGCGGTCGCCAACGAAATCGACGCCGACTTCTCGACGATCTCCGGCCCGGAGATCATGTCGAAGTATCACGGCGAGAGCGAGGAGCGCCTGCGCGAGGTCTTCGAGGAGGCTGGCGAGAACGAGCCGGCGATCATCTTCATCGACGAGATCGACTCCATCGCCCCGAAGCGAGACGACACGCAGGGTGACGTCGAACGACGCGTCGTCGCACAGTTGCTCTCCCTGATGGACGGCCTCGAGGACCGCGGGCAGGTAACCGTCATCGGGACGACGAACCGGGTCGACTCGATCGACAACGCGCTTCGCCGCGGCGGTCGCTTCGACCGCGAGATCGAGATCGGCGCGCCGGACACCGAGGGTCGGACGGAAATCCTCCAGATCCACACGCGCGAGATGCCGATCGCCGAGTCGGTCGATCTCGAGCAGTACGCCGAGAACACCCACGGCTTCGTCGGCGCGGACCTCGAGAGCCTCGTCCGCGAGGCGGCGATGAACGCGCTCCGACGCGTTCGGCCGGACCTCGATCTCGAGGGCGACGAGATCGACGCCGAGACGCTCGAATCGCTCGAGGTAACCGAGAAAGACATGCGGACGGCGCTCCGGGAAATTTCGCCCAGCGCGCTCCGAGAGGTCTTCATCGAGACGCCCGACGTCACCTGGGACGACGTCGGCGGGCTCGCGGAGACCAAGGCCCGACTGCAGGAAGCCATCCAGTGGCCACTGGAGTATCCCGACGCGTACAAACAGGTGGACCTCCAGTCGCCGAAGGGGATCATGCTCCACGGGCCGCCGGGCACCGGGAAGACGCTGCTCGCCAAGGCCGTCGCGAACGAAGCCAATTCGAACTTCATCTCGATCAAGGGGCCCGAACTGTTCGACAAGTACGTCGGCGAGTCCGAGAAGGGCGTCCGGGAGATCTTCGAGAAGGCCCGATCGAACGCGCCGACCGTGATCTTCTTCGACGAGATCGACTCCATCGCGACGAAACGCGGGAGCGGCGGTAGCGATTCGAACGTCGGCGAACGCGTCGTCTCACAGCTGTTGACCGAACTCGACGGGTTAGAGGAACTCGAGGACGTGATCGTGATCGCGGCCACGAACCGGCCGGACCTCATCGACGACGCCCTGACGCGTGCGGGTCGGATCGAGCGCAAGATCGAGGTCGGCGAGCCGGACGAGGAGACCAGACGCGAGATTCTGAAGATCCACACCCGGAACCGACCAGTGGCCGACGACGTCGATATCGATCACCTCGCAGCCGAAACCGACGGCTTCGTGGGTGCCGATCTGGCAGCGCTGTGTCGTGAAGCGGCGACGACGGCCGTTCGTGAACACGTCCAGTCGCAGTCCGAGGAGACGCCGACGGCTGTCGAGGACATCGTGCTTACGAAGGCCCACTTCGAGGCGGCACTCGAGGAACGCAGACAGGAAATCGACGACTCCAGTGATGGAGTGGACCAGCTCTAA
- a CDS encoding NOP5/NOP56 family protein, producing MTDEADTANAGWFSDLEPGDIEGASSAIIEGAVDHSEDWPQLAVETGYADSAGEYYDQLHEATMHATRREVAEREQADDQQLKHGIRAMDDCTRTANELAERLAEWGGTVDPDAGTGVDYARDLATRDETPDAVPDAIRSLAEQVVVLADEADSLREYVERQTPTVAPNLSALADPVLAARLISLAGGLEALAKKPSGTVQVLGAEEALFAHLRGHAPSPKHGIIYTHDAVRGTHPENRGSAARAVAGKLAIAARVDHYSGDPKPELEAELAERIETIQARNADDGDTATDGGADDE from the coding sequence ATGACTGACGAAGCCGACACCGCAAACGCGGGCTGGTTTTCGGATCTGGAGCCGGGGGATATCGAGGGCGCCAGCAGCGCGATTATCGAGGGGGCTGTCGACCACTCCGAGGACTGGCCACAACTCGCCGTCGAAACCGGGTACGCCGATTCGGCGGGGGAGTATTACGATCAGCTTCACGAGGCGACGATGCACGCGACGCGCCGGGAAGTCGCCGAGCGCGAACAGGCCGACGACCAGCAGTTGAAACACGGTATTCGTGCCATGGACGACTGCACCCGGACGGCGAACGAGCTCGCCGAACGGCTCGCCGAGTGGGGCGGGACCGTCGATCCCGACGCCGGCACGGGCGTCGACTACGCCCGCGACCTCGCGACTCGAGACGAGACGCCCGACGCCGTCCCCGACGCGATCCGATCGCTGGCCGAGCAGGTCGTCGTGCTGGCCGACGAGGCCGATTCGTTGCGCGAGTACGTCGAGCGCCAGACTCCGACCGTCGCACCCAACCTCTCGGCGCTGGCCGATCCGGTCCTCGCGGCGCGGCTGATCTCGCTGGCCGGCGGCCTCGAGGCGCTGGCGAAGAAACCCAGCGGCACGGTGCAGGTGCTGGGCGCCGAGGAAGCGCTGTTCGCCCATCTACGGGGCCACGCTCCGTCGCCCAAACACGGCATCATCTACACGCACGACGCGGTTCGGGGCACCCACCCCGAGAACCGCGGATCGGCGGCGCGGGCCGTCGCCGGCAAACTCGCCATCGCCGCCCGGGTCGATCACTACTCCGGCGACCCGAAGCCGGAACTCGAGGCCGAACTCGCCGAGCGCATCGAGACGATTCAGGCGCGAAACGCGGACGACGGGGATACCGCGACTGACGGGGGTGCCGACGATGAGTGA
- a CDS encoding mechanosensitive ion channel family protein — protein sequence MNRRLGYAFLVGAVGLSAAAGAIRRFDFEPIPGDVVGVPATGLLTQALLVAAVGLAVSGSYVVVLDVLLTRTVDKRWKHDLRNLVRLVFVVLGIVGVLGVLTQQYVGVVFSLGIVGFAITFALQQPLFSLIGWIYIMVNRPYSVGDRVAIEGSKGDVVEVDFFVTTLWEINGELVSSHQPSGRVITLPNSVVLSSHVHNYSFREFPHVWNELSIQVAYETDLEFARALMIEEASDYLGADMRRAIEQYRERLAETPVELEVRDRPSVNVVQEESWIDLRLRYLVHPRQGQRVRNELYERILERMNDNPDRVAFPVSRSR from the coding sequence GTGAATCGTCGTCTCGGCTACGCGTTTCTGGTGGGTGCCGTCGGGCTGAGCGCGGCGGCGGGCGCCATCAGGCGGTTCGACTTCGAACCGATTCCTGGCGACGTCGTCGGCGTCCCGGCGACGGGGCTCCTCACGCAGGCGCTGCTCGTCGCGGCCGTCGGACTGGCGGTCTCCGGGAGCTACGTCGTCGTGCTCGACGTGCTTCTCACGCGAACCGTCGACAAACGGTGGAAACACGACCTCCGGAATCTCGTCCGGTTGGTCTTCGTCGTGCTCGGAATCGTCGGCGTCCTCGGGGTGCTCACCCAGCAGTACGTGGGCGTGGTGTTCTCGCTCGGCATCGTCGGCTTCGCGATCACCTTCGCCCTGCAACAGCCCCTCTTTTCGCTGATCGGCTGGATCTACATCATGGTGAACCGCCCCTACAGCGTCGGCGACCGCGTCGCCATCGAGGGATCGAAAGGCGACGTCGTCGAAGTGGACTTCTTCGTCACGACGCTGTGGGAGATCAACGGCGAACTCGTCTCCTCCCACCAGCCCTCCGGACGCGTGATCACGCTGCCCAACAGCGTGGTCCTCTCCTCGCACGTCCACAACTACTCCTTCCGTGAATTTCCCCACGTCTGGAACGAGCTCTCGATCCAGGTCGCCTACGAGACCGACCTCGAGTTCGCCCGCGCGCTGATGATCGAGGAGGCCAGCGACTACCTGGGCGCGGACATGCGGCGGGCGATCGAGCAGTACCGCGAGCGACTCGCGGAGACCCCGGTCGAACTCGAGGTCCGGGATCGACCGTCGGTCAACGTCGTCCAGGAGGAGTCCTGGATCGACCTCCGCCTCCGGTATCTCGTCCACCCGCGACAGGGCCAGCGCGTCCGGAACGAGCTGTACGAACGGATCCTCGAGCGGATGAACGACAACCCCGACCGGGTCGCGTTTCCGGTCAGTCGGAGTCGGTGA
- the trkA gene encoding Trk system potassium transporter TrkA, translating into MYVLIVGAGQVGQMIASNLADSHDVAVVERDPELADEMTYAYDVLSVQGDGTEIETLREAGLEKADLVVACTDSDETNIVVCGTAKTGSDAFTIARVRRRTLLNTWEGSQGAFGVDFMVCTDLLVAQTIFRISGFPRAQDVESFAGGLVRMAEFEIGPESPLVGKRVSEADQYDSLTFAAVFRDQELIVARGDTEFLAGDRIVVIGSPSSVKEFAMAMVPDTTSSTDDVVIVGGSEIGYQAAREFEAHGFEPRLIERDHDRAREIAEDLPDTFVMEYDATDTDFLKREHVDEADIVIAALESDEKNLLVSLLAKRVGVDRTVAIIENTEYTDLFETVGIDVAINPREETAEEIVRFTRTNQTEKIAMLEHDRAEVIEVELDEDSALTGREIADSMADLPDCVVIGAISRGGDLVTPRGTTVPRPGDHVVLFVDASALDEVSTAL; encoded by the coding sequence ATGTACGTACTGATCGTCGGGGCGGGACAGGTCGGGCAGATGATCGCCTCGAACCTCGCCGATTCGCACGACGTCGCGGTCGTCGAACGCGACCCCGAACTCGCCGACGAGATGACGTACGCGTACGACGTGCTCTCGGTTCAGGGCGACGGCACGGAGATCGAGACGCTCCGCGAGGCCGGCCTCGAGAAGGCGGATCTGGTCGTCGCGTGTACGGACAGCGACGAGACGAACATCGTGGTCTGTGGCACCGCGAAGACCGGCAGCGACGCGTTCACGATCGCCCGCGTCCGGCGGCGCACGCTGTTGAACACGTGGGAGGGCTCGCAGGGAGCCTTCGGCGTGGACTTCATGGTCTGTACCGACCTGCTGGTCGCCCAGACGATCTTCCGCATCTCCGGCTTCCCGCGGGCCCAGGACGTCGAGTCGTTCGCCGGCGGCCTCGTCAGGATGGCCGAGTTCGAGATCGGCCCGGAGAGCCCCCTGGTCGGCAAGCGCGTCAGCGAGGCCGATCAGTACGACTCGTTGACCTTCGCCGCCGTCTTCCGGGACCAGGAACTGATCGTCGCCCGCGGTGACACCGAGTTCCTCGCCGGCGACCGGATCGTCGTCATCGGGAGCCCCAGTTCCGTCAAGGAGTTCGCGATGGCGATGGTCCCCGATACGACCTCGAGCACCGACGACGTCGTCATCGTCGGCGGCAGCGAGATCGGCTATCAGGCCGCCCGCGAGTTCGAGGCCCACGGCTTCGAGCCGCGATTGATCGAACGGGATCACGATCGCGCGCGGGAGATCGCCGAGGACCTCCCGGATACGTTCGTCATGGAGTACGACGCGACGGACACGGACTTCCTCAAGCGCGAACACGTCGACGAGGCCGACATCGTGATCGCAGCCCTCGAGAGCGACGAGAAGAACCTGCTGGTCTCCCTGCTGGCCAAGCGGGTCGGCGTCGATCGGACGGTCGCGATCATCGAGAACACCGAGTACACCGACCTCTTCGAGACCGTCGGGATCGACGTCGCGATCAATCCCCGCGAGGAGACCGCCGAGGAGATCGTCCGCTTCACCCGGACCAACCAGACGGAGAAGATCGCGATGCTGGAACACGACCGCGCCGAGGTCATCGAGGTCGAACTCGACGAAGACAGCGCCCTGACGGGCCGCGAGATCGCCGACTCGATGGCCGATCTGCCCGACTGCGTCGTCATCGGTGCGATCTCCCGCGGCGGCGACCTCGTGACGCCCCGCGGGACGACGGTCCCTCGGCCCGGCGACCACGTCGTGCTCTTCGTCGACGCGTCCGCCCTCGACGAAGTGTCCACGGCGCTGTGA
- a CDS encoding fibrillarin-like rRNA/tRNA 2'-O-methyltransferase encodes MSDDLPAGVERRAFDGTERLATRGEPVYGEPTEGEWRAWNPNRSKLGAMLELGMDTGLAGGETVLYLGAASGTTVSHVADVAGPTYAVEFAARPARDLLEAAESRPRLFPLLKDARKPETYAHVVESDVDVLVQDVATRGQARVALENRRFLADDGRLLLAVKARSEDVTRDPDDVFADVREALEDGYEVLESRRLDDYHADHLGIVARPR; translated from the coding sequence ATGAGTGACGACCTCCCCGCCGGCGTCGAGCGCCGCGCGTTCGACGGCACCGAGCGCCTCGCCACCCGCGGCGAACCGGTCTACGGGGAACCGACCGAAGGGGAGTGGCGCGCGTGGAACCCGAACCGCTCGAAACTGGGGGCGATGCTCGAGTTAGGGATGGACACCGGCCTCGCAGGCGGCGAAACCGTCCTCTACCTCGGCGCGGCCAGCGGAACGACGGTGAGCCACGTCGCGGACGTCGCCGGGCCCACCTACGCCGTCGAGTTCGCCGCGCGACCGGCGCGGGACCTGCTCGAGGCCGCCGAGTCGCGGCCGCGGCTCTTCCCGCTGCTGAAGGACGCCCGGAAGCCAGAGACCTACGCCCACGTCGTCGAGTCGGACGTCGACGTCCTCGTCCAGGACGTCGCGACGCGGGGACAGGCCCGGGTGGCCCTCGAGAATCGGCGCTTTCTGGCCGACGACGGCCGACTCCTGCTGGCGGTCAAGGCTCGGAGCGAAGACGTCACGCGCGACCCCGACGACGTCTTCGCCGACGTTCGCGAGGCCCTCGAGGACGGGTACGAGGTGCTCGAGTCGCGGCGCCTCGACGACTACCACGCGGACCACCTCGGAATCGTCGCGCGACCGCGGTGA